The genomic region CCAGCAGTCGCCGGAAGCCGGTCAGGCGCAGAAGCGCGCACAGATCACGGGCAACAGGCATGTGGGCAAGCGTCACACAGAGGTGAGCGGGCACGGAAAGGGCCCCCGGGCAGTATGCCCGGGGGCCCTCAACGACCGAGGACGATCGTTCTCAGAGTGAGCTTCAGCGCTCGACCTCGCCCTTGATGAACTTCTCGACGTTCTCGTAGGCCTCGTCGTCGAAGTACTGCACCGGCGGGGACTTCATGAAGTACGAGGACGCGGAGAGGATCGGGCCGCCGATGCCGCGGTCCTTGGCGATCTTCGCGGCGCGCACGGCGTCGATGATGACGCCCGCGGAGTTCGGGGAGTCCCACACCTCGAGCTTGTACTCGAGGTTGAGCGGGACGTCACCGAAGGCGCGGCCCTCAAGGCGCACGTACGCCCACTTGCGGTCGTCCAGCCAGGCGACGTAGTCCGAGGGACCGATGTGGACGTTGTCGGCGCCCAGGTCGCGGTCACGGATCTGCGAGGTGACCGACTGCGTCTTGGAGATCTTCTTGGACTCCAGGCGGTCGCGCTCCAGCATGTTCTTGAAGTCCATGTTGCCGCCGACGTTCAGCTGCATGGTGCGCTCGAGGCGGACACCGCGGTCTTCGAAGAGCTTCGCCATGACGCGGTGCGTGATGGTGGCACCGACCTGGGACTTGATGTCGTCACCGACGATCGGGACGCCCGCCTCGGTGAACTTGTCCGCCCACTCCTTGGTGCCGGCGATGAAGACCGGGAGAGCGTTGACGAAGGCGACCTTGGCGTCGATGGCGCACTGCGCGTAGAACTTGGCAGCGACCTCGGAACCGACGGGCAGGTAGCAGACGAGGACGTCCACCTGCTTGTCCTTGAGGATCTGGACGATGTCGACCGGGGTCTCGCCGGACTCCTCGATCGTCTCGCGGTAGTACTTGCCCAGACCGTCGTGGGTGTGACCACGCTGGACCGTCACGCCGGTGTTCGGCACGTCGGCGATCTTGATGGTGTTGTTCTCGCTGGCACCGATGGCATCCGCGAGGTCGAGACCGACCTTCTTCGCGTCGACATCGAAGGCGGCGACGAACTCGACGTCACCTACGTGGTAGTCGCCGAACTGGACGTGCATCAGACCGGGCACCTTGCCGGCCGGATCGGCGTCCTTGTAGTACTCGACGCCCTGCACCAGCGAGGCGGCGCAGTTGCCCACGCCGACGATGGCTACGCGAACCGAACCCATTCCGGTTGCTCCCTGTGTGTTCTCGACGAAGCCCTGCGGACGCAGAGCTTCACTTAGCGGTGTCATCGGACGGATCCGGCGGGGTGGTACCCCGATGCCGGGGCAGGCCGCCCGTATCTCCTGATATGTCCTGCTGAGCGGCGCCGGCGTCGGGGGATCGTCGCTGATCCCGTCCCGCCCGCTCGCTCTCGATGAGCTCGTTCAGCCAGCGCACTTCGCGCTCCACGGATTCCATGCCGTGCCGCTGCAACTCAAGCGTGTAATCGTCCAGCCGCTCGCGAGTACGGGCCAGAGAGGCGCGCATCTTTTCGAGACGCTCCTCCAGCCGACTCCGGCGGCCCTCGAGCACCCGCATCCGCACCTCGCGTTCCGTCTGCCCGAAGAAGGCGAAACGTGCAGCGAAATGCTCGTCCTCCCAGGTATCGGGGCCGGTGTGCGAAAGGAGCTCTTCGAAGTGCTCCTTGCCGTTCGCGGTCAACCTGTAGACGATCTTGGCGCGGCGTCCTGCGAGTGAAGCTGCGAGAGCGTCCTCCGGGGCACTGCCCGGTTCCTCGATCAACCAGCCGCTGGCGACCAGCGTCTTGAGGCAGGGGTAGAGGGTCCCGTAACTGAAGGCCCTGAAGATCCCCAGCGAGGTGTTCAGGCGTTTGCGCAGCTCATAGCCGTGCATCGGCGACTCACGGAGCAGGCCGAGTACGGCGAATTCGAGGATGCCTGAGCGCCTGCTCAACCTTCGCCTCCTCTGCTGGTCCGGTCACTTATGCCGTGCTGATGTATCGAGTCGATACATCAGCACGATAGAACGACCTTGCGCCCGCGACAAGGGGAGCCATCGTGAGCGGCGTCACATCGCGGATTCATAGGCGGCAACTTGCCTGATTTGAGGCGAACCTCGGCACTGAGAGGGTTTTGAGCGTGCGTAGTCTGTGCGGCATGCAGACCGCCGGGGGCCGAGTGACACCAGGGGACGTCAGTTGTCTCGGCCCACGGAATGCGCTGCGGACGGGCCCGGCCAGGGGGCTGTCCGTGCCGCGGATGTGCCCGTCCGAGGGGCTGTCCGTGTGTCGGGGGGACCGGAACTCAACTGCCGTTTCCAGGCGTTAGCGCCTGCCCGAGGAGTAGTCGTTCGATGAGCGAGCACCGTCGCAAACCGCCACAGCCACAGAGTGGTGGACGTGCCGCGGCCAGGCGAGTCGCCCAGCAGCCTCCCGGCCGCCGCGCAGCTCCCCCGCGAACCACCACTGAGTCACCTTCCGGTTCCTACGACGAGGAGGAGCGCCCGTACGGCGGACGTGCCGAGGCCAGACGTGCTGCCCAGCGCAGCGGAGGCGGGCGCCGCCGAGCCGCCGAAGCGGGCGGTGGCCGCGGTGGCCGACGCGGTTCGGGCGGTCGCGGTGGCCGCGGTGGCCATGGGGACAGCGGTTCCGGTGGAGGCCGTGGCCCCGGGAAGAAGCGGTTCATCGACTACCCGCGCGCGAATCTGACCGGCTGGCGCCACTGGGCGCCGTCCTGGCGGCTGGTGACCGGTCTCTTCATCGGTTTCGCCGGCAGCATCCTGGCGGCCGCCACCATCGCGTACGCCATGGTGGGCATCCCGGACGCCAGCAAGACGTCGCAGGCGCAGAACAACGTCTACTACTGGTCCGACGGCAGTCAGATGGTTGCCGCCGGCAATGAAATCAACCGGCAGATCGTGCCGCTCAGCAAGATCCCCGTCGCGATGCAGAACGCGGTGGTCTCCGCCGAGAACAAGACGTTCTACAAGGACAAGGGCATCGACCCCATGGGTATCGCCCGTGCCGTGCTCAACATGGCCAAGGGCGGTCAGACCCAGGGCGGTTCGACGATCACCCAGCAGTATGTGAAGAA from Streptomyces sp. NBC_01267 harbors:
- a CDS encoding inositol-3-phosphate synthase, whose product is MGSVRVAIVGVGNCAASLVQGVEYYKDADPAGKVPGLMHVQFGDYHVGDVEFVAAFDVDAKKVGLDLADAIGASENNTIKIADVPNTGVTVQRGHTHDGLGKYYRETIEESGETPVDIVQILKDKQVDVLVCYLPVGSEVAAKFYAQCAIDAKVAFVNALPVFIAGTKEWADKFTEAGVPIVGDDIKSQVGATITHRVMAKLFEDRGVRLERTMQLNVGGNMDFKNMLERDRLESKKISKTQSVTSQIRDRDLGADNVHIGPSDYVAWLDDRKWAYVRLEGRAFGDVPLNLEYKLEVWDSPNSAGVIIDAVRAAKIAKDRGIGGPILSASSYFMKSPPVQYFDDEAYENVEKFIKGEVER
- a CDS encoding PadR family transcriptional regulator; protein product: MSRRSGILEFAVLGLLRESPMHGYELRKRLNTSLGIFRAFSYGTLYPCLKTLVASGWLIEEPGSAPEDALAASLAGRRAKIVYRLTANGKEHFEELLSHTGPDTWEDEHFAARFAFFGQTEREVRMRVLEGRRSRLEERLEKMRASLARTRERLDDYTLELQRHGMESVEREVRWLNELIESERAGRDQRRSPDAGAAQQDISGDTGGLPRHRGTTPPDPSDDTAK